One Drosophila kikkawai strain 14028-0561.14 chromosome 3L, DkikHiC1v2, whole genome shotgun sequence genomic window carries:
- the Atat gene encoding alpha-tubulin N-acetyltransferase 1 isoform X2 — translation MVDFRFDIRPLFPQPIIKVTSNLLPHTFRGDRRQCLDATSKMTEIIDRLGQLSATSQGLSKPVTTGQRLRMSENQTVYLLADSEAGHNGSVVGLLKVGTKDLYLFDETGQTRKVQQAPSILDFYVHESRQRHGLGKRLFQTMLIEEQWTPVKCSVDRPSDKLLAFLGKHYGLTRSIPQANNFVLFEGFFDDAPSANGHGNAQSPQHTRNGMHITNSPNTQLFGATYLGEDNRRRGSQQQLQAGPNLLQQVTQISPQGRYGARRPTCSMAEIIHAGSSKGGNGGGGNSAESNRIK, via the exons ATGGTGGACTTCCGGTTCGATATCAGGCCCCTCTTTCCCCAGCCGATAATCAAGGTTACGTCTAACCTACTGCCGCACACCTTCCGCGGCGACCGTCGTCAGTGTTT GGACGCCACCTCCAAGATGACGGAGATTATTGATCGCCTGGGTCAGCTCTCGGCCACGTCGCAGGGTCTTAGCAAGCCGGTGACCACCGGACAGCGCTTGAGGATGTCGGAGAACCAGACCGTCTATCTGCTGGCGGATAGTGAGGCGGGTCACAA TGGTTCAGTCGTTGGTCTCCTCAAAGTCGGAACAAAAGATCTCTATCTTTTCGATGAAACTGGACAGACCCGGAAAGTCCAGCAGGCACCGTCCATTTTGGACTTTTATGTCCACGAGTCCCGCCAGCGCCATGGCCTGGGAAAGCGTCTCTTCCAGACGATGCTCATCGAGGAGCAGTGGACACCGGTCAAGTGCTCGGTGGATCGACCTTCGGACAAGCTGCTGGCCTTTCTTGGCAAACATTACGGTCTAACGCGTTCCATACCGCAGGCCAATAATTTTGTGCTCTTCGAAGGATTCTTTGACGATGCGCCATCTGCAAATGGTCATGGAAACGCCCAGTCGCCGCAGCACACCCGGAATGGTATGCACATCACAAACAG TCCTAACACCCAGCTATTTGGGGCTACCTACTTGGGCGAGGATAATCGACGACGTGGctcccagcagcagctacaGGCAGGGCCCAATCTGCTCCAGCAAGTAACACAAATCTCACCGCAAGGACGATATGGGGCCAGGCGTCccacctgcagcatggctgag ATAATTCATGCAGGCAGCTCGAAAGGTGGcaatggcggcggcggcaacagtGCAGAATCGAACAG Aatcaaatag
- the Ubc4 gene encoding ubiquitin-conjugating enzyme E2-22 kDa — protein MANMAVSRIKREFKEVMRSEEIVQCSIKIELVNDSWTELRGEIAGPPDTPYEGGKFILEIKVPETYPFNPPKVRFITRIWHPNISSVTGAICLDILKDNWAAAMTLRTVLLSLQALLAAAEPDDPQDAVVAYQFKDKYDLFLLTAKHWTNAYAGGPHTFPDCDSKIQRLKDMGIDEHDARAVLSKENWNLEKATECLFS, from the exons ATGGCGAATATGGCAGTGTCGCGAATCAAGCGGGAGTTCAAGGAGGTGATGCGCAGCGAGGAG ATCGTCCAGTGTTCCATCAAAATCGAACTGGTCAATGACAGTTGGACGGAGCTACGCGGCGAGATTGCCGGTCCGCCGGACACACCCTACGAGGGCGGCAAGTTTATCTTAGAGATCAAAGTGCCCGAGACATATCCCTTCAATCCGCCAAAG GTCCGCTTCATAACACGCATTTGGCATCCGAATATTTCATCGGTTACGGGCGCCATTTGCCTAGACATTCTCAAGGATAATTGGGCCGCAGCGATGACACTGCGCACGGTGCTATTGTCCCTGCAGGCACTATTGGCTGCCGCCGAGCCAGACGATCCGCAGGATGCCGTGGTGGCGTATCAGTTCAAGGACAAGTATGATCTTTTCCTTTTGACCGCCAAGCATTGGACGAACGCCTATGCCGGCGGTCCGCACACCTTTCCCGATTGTGATTCAAAGATTCAACGCCTCAAGGACATGGGCATCGATGAGCACGATGCGCGCGCTGTTCTTTCGAAGGAAAACTGGAATCTGGAGAAGGCAACAGAGTGCCTATTCAGTTAG
- the Atat gene encoding alpha-tubulin N-acetyltransferase 1 isoform X1 translates to MVDFRFDIRPLFPQPIIKVTSNLLPHTFRGDRRQCLDATSKMTEIIDRLGQLSATSQGLSKPVTTGQRLRMSENQTVYLLADSEAGHNGSVVGLLKVGTKDLYLFDETGQTRKVQQAPSILDFYVHESRQRHGLGKRLFQTMLIEEQWTPVKCSVDRPSDKLLAFLGKHYGLTRSIPQANNFVLFEGFFDDAPSANGHGNAQSPQHTRNGMHITNSPNTQLFGATYLGEDNRRRGSQQQLQAGPNLLQQVTQISPQGRYGARRPTCSMAEIIHAGSSKGGNGGGGNSAESNSGMGNHDLAEITAQLQQQSLAEIEASRYIPEPEIEPEPEAEPEPEPEPEPEPEVITPPSPPPKTHTPTPPSVRSPEVAESIIGENRRPPAFQLSKQHTGMKNRSFGVGGAVMPSSKMEFDQTEREDFGVVKINRPPGHDVTSPGHDNADAMSTVSSGGGGGGLTDQGYYDLKFYHNKLW, encoded by the exons ATGGTGGACTTCCGGTTCGATATCAGGCCCCTCTTTCCCCAGCCGATAATCAAGGTTACGTCTAACCTACTGCCGCACACCTTCCGCGGCGACCGTCGTCAGTGTTT GGACGCCACCTCCAAGATGACGGAGATTATTGATCGCCTGGGTCAGCTCTCGGCCACGTCGCAGGGTCTTAGCAAGCCGGTGACCACCGGACAGCGCTTGAGGATGTCGGAGAACCAGACCGTCTATCTGCTGGCGGATAGTGAGGCGGGTCACAA TGGTTCAGTCGTTGGTCTCCTCAAAGTCGGAACAAAAGATCTCTATCTTTTCGATGAAACTGGACAGACCCGGAAAGTCCAGCAGGCACCGTCCATTTTGGACTTTTATGTCCACGAGTCCCGCCAGCGCCATGGCCTGGGAAAGCGTCTCTTCCAGACGATGCTCATCGAGGAGCAGTGGACACCGGTCAAGTGCTCGGTGGATCGACCTTCGGACAAGCTGCTGGCCTTTCTTGGCAAACATTACGGTCTAACGCGTTCCATACCGCAGGCCAATAATTTTGTGCTCTTCGAAGGATTCTTTGACGATGCGCCATCTGCAAATGGTCATGGAAACGCCCAGTCGCCGCAGCACACCCGGAATGGTATGCACATCACAAACAG TCCTAACACCCAGCTATTTGGGGCTACCTACTTGGGCGAGGATAATCGACGACGTGGctcccagcagcagctacaGGCAGGGCCCAATCTGCTCCAGCAAGTAACACAAATCTCACCGCAAGGACGATATGGGGCCAGGCGTCccacctgcagcatggctgag ATAATTCATGCAGGCAGCTCGAAAGGTGGcaatggcggcggcggcaacagtGCAGAATCGAACAG CGGAATGGGTAACCATGACCTTGCAGAGATTACTGcccaactgcagcagcagtctCTGGCCGAGATCGAGGCCAGTCGATACATCCCAGAGCCCGAAATTGAACCGGAACCAGAGGCAGAACCTGAACCCGAGCCCGAGCCAGAACCAGAGCCGGAGGTGATTACACCCCCATCGCCACCGCCCAAGACCCACACTCCGACTCCGCCGTCTGTGCGTTCGCCGGAGGTGGCCGAGAGCATCATTGGGGAGAACCGCAGGCCGCCGGCCTTCCAGCTGAGCAAGCAGCACACGGGCATGAAGAATCGTTCGTTTGGTGTCGGCGGCGCCGTCATGCCCAGCAGCAAGATGGAGTTCGATCAAACGGAGCGCGAGGATTTCGGTGTTGTCAAGATTAATCGTCCGCCGGGCCATGATGTCACTTCGCCGGGACATGACAATGCGGATGCCATGTCCACCGTGTCCtctggtggtggcggcggcggcctcACCGATCAGGGCTACTATGATCTCAAGTTTTATCACAACAAGTTGTGGTAA
- the aay gene encoding phosphoserine phosphatase: MSGSVLSMSRPAAAAAGHNLLAKQLNCNGNGTSNGGVAAKTTVASAITPPKQPQLAAKVIQQSKIVCFDVDSTVICEEGIDELAEFCGKGSEVARVTKEAMGGAMTFQDALKIRLNIIRPTQQQVKDFIEERPSTLSKNVKRFVSHLKAEGKQVYLISGGFDCLIAPVATELGIPLSRVYANKMLFDYMGAYDSFDITQPTSRSGGKAEAIALIKQQHPEDSLITMIGDGATDLEAVPPANYFIGFGGNVVRPEVYRRAQYYVTDFEQLMGQ, translated from the coding sequence ATGAGCGGTTCCGTACTGAGTATGTCGCGTcctgcagcagccgccgctggTCATAATCTGCTTGCCAAGCAGCTAAAttgcaacggcaacggcaccTCCAACGGCGGAGTGGCAGCCAAGACCACCGTGGCCTCGGCCATAACACCGCCCAAACAGCCCCAACTGGCGGCCAAGGTCATCCAGCAGTCAAAGATCGTGTGCTTCGACGTGGACTCAACAGTGATTTGCGAGGAAGGCATCGACGAACTGGCAGAATTCTGTGGCAAGGGAAGCGAGGTGGCACGTGTAACGAAGGAGGCGATGGGCGGTGCTATGACCTTCCAGGATGCCCTCAAAATCAGGCTGAACATCATCCGGCCGACGCAGCAGCAAGTAAAGGACTTTATCGAGGAGCGCCCTAGCACACTCAGCAAAAATGTCAAGCGCTTCGTCTCACACCTAAAGGCGGAGGGAAAGCAGGTGTATTTGATCTCCGGTGGATTCGATTGCCTTATAGCGCCCGTGGCCACCGAACTGGGTATTCCTCTGAGCCGTGTCTATGCCAACAAGATGCTGTTTGATTATATGGGCGCCTACGATAGCTTCGACATCACACAACCCACATCGCGCTCCGGCGGCAAGGCGGAGGCTATTGCCTTAATAAAGCAACAGCATCCGGAGGATTCGCTCATCACCATGATCGGCGATGGAGCCACCGATCTGGAGGCTGTGCCGCCGGCCAATTACTTTATTGGTTTCGGTGGAAATGTGGTTCGACCCGAGGTCTACCGACGGGCCCAGTATTACGTAACGGACTTTGAACAGCTGATGGGGCAgtaa
- the RpS17 gene encoding small ribosomal subunit protein eS17, protein MGRVRTKTVKKAAKVIIEKYYTRLTLDFHTNKRICEEVAIIPTKPLRNKIAGYVTHLMGRLRHSQVRGISIKLQEEERERRDNYVPAVSALEQDIIEVDADTKEMLKLLDFHNIRGLQLTQPNTNNFGRRN, encoded by the exons ATG GGTCGCGTGCGAACCAAGACCGTGAAGAAGGCCGCTAAGGTCATCATTGAGAAGTACTACACTCGCCTGACGTTGGACTTCCACACCAACAAGCGCATCTGCGAGGAGGTGGCCATCATCCCCACCAAGCCCCTGCGCAACAAGATTGCCGG CTATGTCACCCATTTGATGGGCCGTCTGCGCCACTCCCAGGTGCGTGGTATCTCCATCAagctgcaggaggaggagcgtgAGCGTCGCGACAACTATGTCCCGGCCGTCTCCGCTCTGGAGCAGGACATCATCGAGGTTGATGCCGATACCAAGGAGATGTTGAAGCTGTTGGATTTCCACAACATCCGTGGTCTGCAGCTTACCCAGCCCAACACCAACAACTTTGGTCGTCGCAACTAA
- the Atat gene encoding alpha-tubulin N-acetyltransferase 1 isoform X3 translates to MVDFRFDIRPLFPQPIIKVTSNLLPHTFRGDRRQCLDATSKMTEIIDRLGQLSATSQGLSKPVTTGQRLRMSENQTVYLLADSEAGHNGSVVGLLKVGTKDLYLFDETGQTRKVQQAPSILDFYVHESRQRHGLGKRLFQTMLIEEQWTPVKCSVDRPSDKLLAFLGKHYGLTRSIPQANNFVLFEGFFDDAPSANGHGNAQSPQHTRNGMHITNSPNTQLFGATYLGEDNRRRGSQQQLQAGPNLLQQVTQISPQGRYGARRPTCSMAEIIHAGSSKGGNGGGGNSAESNR, encoded by the exons ATGGTGGACTTCCGGTTCGATATCAGGCCCCTCTTTCCCCAGCCGATAATCAAGGTTACGTCTAACCTACTGCCGCACACCTTCCGCGGCGACCGTCGTCAGTGTTT GGACGCCACCTCCAAGATGACGGAGATTATTGATCGCCTGGGTCAGCTCTCGGCCACGTCGCAGGGTCTTAGCAAGCCGGTGACCACCGGACAGCGCTTGAGGATGTCGGAGAACCAGACCGTCTATCTGCTGGCGGATAGTGAGGCGGGTCACAA TGGTTCAGTCGTTGGTCTCCTCAAAGTCGGAACAAAAGATCTCTATCTTTTCGATGAAACTGGACAGACCCGGAAAGTCCAGCAGGCACCGTCCATTTTGGACTTTTATGTCCACGAGTCCCGCCAGCGCCATGGCCTGGGAAAGCGTCTCTTCCAGACGATGCTCATCGAGGAGCAGTGGACACCGGTCAAGTGCTCGGTGGATCGACCTTCGGACAAGCTGCTGGCCTTTCTTGGCAAACATTACGGTCTAACGCGTTCCATACCGCAGGCCAATAATTTTGTGCTCTTCGAAGGATTCTTTGACGATGCGCCATCTGCAAATGGTCATGGAAACGCCCAGTCGCCGCAGCACACCCGGAATGGTATGCACATCACAAACAG TCCTAACACCCAGCTATTTGGGGCTACCTACTTGGGCGAGGATAATCGACGACGTGGctcccagcagcagctacaGGCAGGGCCCAATCTGCTCCAGCAAGTAACACAAATCTCACCGCAAGGACGATATGGGGCCAGGCGTCccacctgcagcatggctgag ATAATTCATGCAGGCAGCTCGAAAGGTGGcaatggcggcggcggcaacagtGCAGAATCGAACAGGTAA
- the Shc gene encoding SHC-transforming protein 1 yields MPKNGDSGNRSGSGATNDGCIYPDDVIMGVGVAFNVRYTGCVEVKTSMKSLDFETRTQLARECINRVCEAAGLKSAGKRRLCSFISDRPSMQHAGTNIIINVSSRALSLCNVETGEVIANHNMPRISFASGGDNDTLDFLAYIAKNEDEWRACYVLECAGGQSEDLIVTIGKAFALRFNALSRLNDPGAAAGDCNINQSCKENVKEYYNDLPNKLPPDLPEQQQQLPLHPHAPRVAQLNLKKPRDRLSSNLIDLNSPPPDQTTNKLALGHFDPLQQAPTPPNSTVATAAISVRDVFDGPQCPLTAEVWFHAAISRPIAERLLQQDGDFLVRESQGKRGQYVLTGLEGKTPKHLLLIDPEGVVRTKDRIFDSISHLINYHWAHALPIISEDSELVLRNPVRRPQADPAAS; encoded by the exons ATGCCGAAGAATGGCGATTCCGGCAACCGGAGCGGGTCCGGGGCCACCAACGATGGTTGCATCTATCCGGACGACGTCATAATGGGCGTGGGTGTTGCATTCAATGTGCGGTATACGGGCTGCGTTGAGGTCAAGACCTCGATGAAATCGCTGGACTTCGAGACACGGACCCAGCTGGCGCG GGAGTGCATCAATCGGGTGTGCGAGGCTGCGGGCCTAAAGTCGGCGGGCAAACGGCGGCTCTGCAGCTTCATATCGGACCGGCCCAGCATGCAACATGCCGGCACCAACATCATCATTAACGTGTCTAGCCGTGCCCTGTCGCTGTGCAATGTGGAGACTGGCGAGGTGATAGCCAATCACAATATGCCGCGTATTTCGTTCGCATCCGGCGGTGATAACGACACTTTGGACTTTCTGGCGTACATAGCCAAGAACGAGGACGAGTGGCGGGCCTGCTACGTGCTCGAGTGTGCCGGTGGTCAAAGCGAGGATCTGATCGTGACCATTGGCAAGGCCTTTGCATTGAGATTTAACGCTTTGAGCAGACTCAACGATCCAGGTGCCGCTGCCGGCGACTGCAACATCAACCAGAGCTGCAAGGAGAACGTGAAGGAGTACTACAACGACTTGCCCAACAAGCTGCCACCGGATTTACCggaacaacagcagcagctccctCTGCATCCTCATGCGCCGCGTGTGGCGCAGCTGAATCTGAAGAAGCCTCGCGATCGCCTCAGCAGCAATCTCATCGACCTCAACTCCCCGCCGCCCGATCAGACGACCAATAAGCTGGCCCTCGGTCACTTCGATCCCCTCCAGCAGGCCCCAACCCCGCCAAATTCCACGGTTGCCACAGCAGCCATCTCGGTGCGTGATGTATTCGACGGACCACAGTGTCCGCTGACGGCGGAAGTGTGGTTCCATGCCGCCATCTCACGACCCATTGCAGagcggctgctgcagcaggATGGCGACTTTTTGGTACGCGAATCCCAGGGAAAGCGCGGTCAGTATGTGCTGACTGGACTGGAGGGCAAGACGCCCAAGCATTTGCTGCTCATCGACCCGGAGGGTGTGGTTCGCACCAAGGATCGCATCTTTGACAGCATCAGCCATTTGATCAACTACCATTGGGCACATGCCCTGCCCATAATTTCGGAGGATTCCGAGCTGGTGTTACGCAATCCGGTGCGCAGACCCCAAGCGGATCCCGCTGCATCCTGA
- the LOC108078776 gene encoding mediator of RNA polymerase II transcription subunit 15 codes for MDAKRGNASVARHGPTGGGYHASKTSMASRHAGGGCGAAIGRKQVSEVSITPSQSRNQDNPRKSPLDALSRSGLTTRNQNPFQRRSGLQDVDDSFLAANAFARPPRLRHSGLERDLQPSSGPGVTPARMSAGQEQVQQQQQQQQPPPPAQQYQQIPPAGGEQPPVAAVPSSQQLMQQYAQQPAAGQPTRHEPTPTGRAHVHQHMQQQQQQQMPQQQQQPPPVYEQQQPMAPTPDVQTQNKYPAQQPQQGYNTQPTPAASAAPPPATSSGGAGAGGTAAPPSGGAAGNNAPPDAEMCTTCPNCQTTIYLVRSPELGHGDAARPYNEI; via the exons atggaTGCCAAACGCGGTAATGCCTCCGTGGCACGCCACGGCCCAACTGGCGGTGGCTATCATGCCTCCAAGACGAGCATGGCG TCACGCCACGCGGGTGGCGGATGCGGTGCAGCCATTGGACGCAAGCAGGTCAGCGAGGTCAGCATAACGCCCAGCCAGTCTAGGAATCAGGATAAC CCTCGCAAGAGCCCTTTGGATGCCTTGAGCCGCAGTGGGCTCACTACACGCAACCAGAATCCCTTCCAGCGTCGTTCGGGCTTGCAGGACGTGGATGATTCCTTTTTGGCCGCGAATGCTTTTGCCCGCCCGCCCAGGCTGCGTCACTCTGGACTGGAAAGGGACTTGCAGCCAAGCTCTGGTCCAGGTGTGACTCCAGCTCGCATGTCCGCTGGTCAAGagcaagtgcagcagcagcaacagcagcagcagccgccgccgccggcacAGCAGTACCAACAGATTCCTCCCGCAGGTGGTGAACAGCCACCAGTGGCCGCCGTGCCCTCGTCGCAACAATTAATGCAGCAATACGCGCAGCAGCCGGCCGCCGGTCAGCCAACGCGCCATGAACCAACACCAACGGGCCGAGCTCATGTCCATCAGcacatgcagcagcagcaacagcagcagatgccacaacaacaacagcagccgccgccagtCTATGAGCAACAGCAACCCATGGCCCCCACACCAGATGTCCAAACCCAGAATAAATACCCAGCACAACAGCCTCAACAAGGATAT AATACCCAGCCAACGCCAGCAGCAAGTGCTGCACCACCGCCTGCAACTTCAtcaggaggagctggagctggaggcaCCGCAGCACCACCCTCAGGAGGAGCCGCTGGCAATAATGCTCCACCGGATGCCGAGATGTGCACCACTTGCCCCAACTGCCAGACCACCATTTACTTGGTGCGCTCACCGGAACTAGGACACGGCGATGCCGCCCGGCCATACAATGAAATCTAA
- the LOC108078936 gene encoding SANT and BTB domain regulator of class switch recombination, giving the protein MQKSGSDEAAAAGQPEEPPQSASQATATQKSIEAGGGGSGAEFQISLNEFLEFLKLSCHVNDMIAKADMGKPPHTREPVPPMEAGAGAGATAKRNSKKDEFDFDLLADNTLVNALLGLRRPSRSSATVAAASLLPETKTSMLRCGHSHSNSRSRPESTYRGLHPKLVEQLDTVINEGVLDSVLSFICPVPMPAPLQSGKNKTSKLPAQQILPVPTSMPTSSAPIPPAAPIPGGSKSLMELGHSHGGLPATAASVPCLAQGAGGDAAHQDQITNSMVRALVKEPIPKPGVTNAGRRKSLMLVKDSKHSRQEKKEPEVVIHVCDEVKNTSKDFTCPQHLLVTKMGYFADVTAGQRLEEMDISVHCDILIFDWLMKWIKHSAQSQDLPVSGQSNGPQLDGNNVVPILVSASFLQMEPLLLECLAFCHAHLSEVVRTSTNLSCLNDALVTRLAAMFTNLELEMVRDKKERVTPRLWTKLIQSLCEPDPEALRGHFYSMSGLFRCSRCFNCVTNTMKSYVSCVPSNIRLNRWGQLMSYHVRDTNWDLNAYIVQLFKELKSWRKVYWKLWGHCHYLYCCTCEAHFPVYQMHWCRYHPESPNFLGPVGAAGPAGRFSCCGQQAFRYETLPGPNGCQFREHSVLVETDRERAILAIAQLVGENYALCELPPLRIQELAAAGEISPSWQGISLTPQRCRQGLLPQLCMDSVLKRVTNHRVSRRMRGSRYQMDTSTDSETTSTSEEDARCQRPRMRNVRDDDEDYSSSSDGCESEHRAPPPRKTRGKKSRKRPTDVSGRFWSGELSARSNQDHQRDFEEKIMKQVASYVTKKTGTDQCLVQNAQPLGGVYVRLESEWKEMLKQRHNSHHNIGGSSASAGMGSMPQGSNTCLGSAAITAGGSTVSVMSKQKHK; this is encoded by the exons ATGCAAAAATCGGGCTCCGACGAGGCAGCTGCCGCTGGGCAGCCAGAGGAGCCGCCACAATCCGCCAGTCAGGCAACGGCAACGCAAAAGTCGATTGaggcaggcggcggcggcagtggcGCCGAGTTTCAAATCAGTTTGAACGAATTTTTGGAGTTTTTAAAGCTCTCCTGTCATGTCAACGATATGATAGCGAAGGCCGACATGGGAAAACCACCACACACCAGGGAGCCAGTGCCGCCGATGGAGGCCGGTGCTGGCGCTGGGGCCACAGCCAAGCGAAATTCCAAAAAAGACGAGTTCGACTTTGATCTTTTGGCAGACAACACGCTGGTCAACGCGCTGCTGGGACTGCGACGCCCGTCCCGCTCCTCCGCCACTGTCGCCGCCGCCTCCCTGCTGCCGGAGACGAAAACCAGCATGTTGCGTTGCGGACACAGTCATAGCAATTCGCGCTCCCGTCCCGAGTCCACGTACCGCGGCCTGCATCCCAAGCTAGTCGAGCAACTGGATACGGTGATCAACGAGGGCGTTCTGGACTCTGTTCTATCCTTCATTTGTCCAGTTCCCATGCCTGCGCCACTCCAGAGTGGCAAGAATAAGACGAGCAAGCTGCCAGCACAGCAAATCCTACCTGTGCCCACTTCCATGCCTACATCATCTGCTCCTATTCCGCCGGCTGCTCCGATTCCTGGCGGTTCAAAGTCCTTGATGGAGCTGGGCCATTCGCATGGAGGAttgccagcaacagcagcttcAGTTCCTTGCCTGGCCCAGGGAGCAGGCGGGGATGCGGCTCACCAGGATCAGATCACCAACAGCATGGTGCGTGCCTTGGTCAAGGAACCGATTCCCAAGCCGGGGGTCACGAATGCCGGCAGAAGGAAGTCCCTAATGTTGGTGAAGGATAGCAAGCATTCCAGGCAAGAGAAAAAGGA ACCCGAGGTGGTAATCCACGTCTGCGACGAGGTGAAGAACACCTCCAAAGACTTCACCTGTCCGCAGCATTTGCTGGTAACCAAAATGGGTTACTTTGCGGACGTGACAGCTGGCCAGAGGCTGGAAGAGATGGACATATCCGTGCACTGTGACATTCTCATCTTCGACTGGCTAATGAAGTGGATCAAGCACAGTGCCCAGAGCCAAGATCTGCCTGTATCCGGCCAGAGCAACGGTCCCCAGTTGGATGGCAATAATGTGGTCCCCATTTTGGTATCGGCCAGTTTCCTTCAGATGGAACCGTTGTTGCTCGAGTGTCTGGCCTTCTGTCATGCCCATCTCAGCGAAGTGGTGCGCACCTCGACGAATTTATCGTGCTTGAACGATGCTCTGGTCACCCGGCTGGCGGCCATGTTCACCAATCTAGAACTGGAGATGGTAAGGGACAAAAAGGAGCGGGTGACACCGCGCCTGTGGACAAAGCTAATACAATCGCTCTGCGAACCGGATCCGGAGGCACTGCGTGGGCATTTCTATAGCATGTCTGGTTTGTTCCGATGCTCGCGATGCTTCAACTGTGTGACCAACACCATGAAGTCCTATGTGAGCTGTGTGCCCAGCAACATTCGGCTAAACCGTTGGGGCCAGCTGATGAGTTACCATGTGCGCGACACCAACTGGGATCTCAATGCCTACATTGTGCAGCTCTTCAAGGAGCTCAAGTCGTGGCGGAAGGTGTACTGGAAGCTCTGGGGCCACTGCCATTATCTCTACTGCTGCACTTGCGAGGCCCACTTCCCGGTGTATCAGATGCACTGGTGCCGTTATCACCCGGAGTCGCCGAATTTCTTGGGACCCGTTGGCGCCGCCGGGCCAGCTGGACGCTTCTCCTGCTGCGGCCAGCAGGCCTTTCGCTATGAAACGCTGCCGGGACCAAAT GGCTGCCAGTTCCGGGAGCACAGTGTCCTTGTGGAGACCGATCGTGAGCGCGCCATTTTGGCCATTGCCCAGTTGGTGGGCGAGAACTATGCACTGTGTGAGCTGCCGCCTCTAAGGATCCAGGAGCTGGCAGCTGCCGGCGAAATCAGTCCCAGCTGGCAGGGCATCTCTCTGACGCCCCAGAGGTGCCGTCAGGGCCTCCTACCGCAGCTCTGCATGGATAGTGTCCTTAAAAGAG TGACCAACCACCGGGTGAGCCGTCGTATGAGGGGATCGCGCTATCAAATGGACACCAGCACAGACTCTGAGACGACGTCCACCAGCGAGGAGGATGCACGATGCCAGCGCCCACGAATGCGCAATGTACGCGATGACGATGAGGATTATAGCTCCAGCAGCGATGGCTGCGAGTCGGAGCATCGTGCTCCGCCGCCACGAAAGACGCGTGGCAAGAAGTCACGCAAGCG TCCCACCGATGTATCGGGTCGCTTTTGGTCCGGTGAGCTCTCGGCCCGCAGCAATCAGGATCATCAGCGCGACTTCGAGGAGAAGATCATGAAACAGGTGGCCAGCTATGTGACCAAAAAGACCGGAACGGATCAGTGTTTGGTACAGAATGCCCAGCCACTGGGCGGCGTCTATGTGCGCCTCGAGTCCGAGTGGAAGGAGATGCTTAAGCAGCGTCACAATAGCCATCACAACATCGGCGGAAGCAGTGCCTCTGCCGGCATGGGCTCCATGCCCCAAGGCAGCAACACCTGTCTGGGATCGGCGGCCATCACAGCAGGTGGATCTACCGTTTCGGTCATGTCCAAGCAGAAGCACAAGTAG